From a single Cupriavidus taiwanensis LMG 19424 genomic region:
- a CDS encoding DUF4382 domain-containing protein, with translation MSFLAKTSAPLRLLALSGVLALAACGGGGGDDGGDAGRGTLQVSMTDAPACGFSNVFVTVNKVRVHSSASADTSAGGWVDIDVVPARKIDLLSLTNGVMTVLGQTALPAGNYQQVRLVLDANRGGGASALANSVVPVGGAEQPLDTPSAVQSGIKINRSFSVARGTLTDLVLDFDACKSVVRRGNGTFGLKPVVTAIPMTVSGEVNGVVAAAPGARVYAERNGVVVKSTVADANGSFRLSPIEQSSTAGPVDVVVVPGAANAKAAGIVRGVPVVVGTPTAISTAAAPMTLPASTYRRVSGTVAPASAEATLRALQLVSGGTFEIAATAAASDTGAYSLFATEPALPVAAPVVGTYQAALPIPLSADGAAAGKYSIQATSVSGAVQTQPADVNIADVLLNFSF, from the coding sequence GTGTCATTCCTTGCCAAGACTTCTGCACCGTTGCGCCTGCTTGCCCTGAGCGGCGTCCTTGCGCTGGCCGCCTGCGGCGGTGGCGGCGGTGATGATGGCGGCGATGCCGGGCGCGGCACGCTGCAGGTGTCGATGACGGATGCGCCTGCCTGCGGCTTCAGCAATGTCTTTGTGACGGTCAACAAGGTGCGCGTGCACAGCAGCGCCAGCGCCGACACCAGCGCCGGGGGCTGGGTCGACATCGACGTCGTGCCCGCGCGCAAGATCGACCTGCTGTCGCTGACCAACGGCGTGATGACGGTGCTGGGCCAGACCGCACTGCCGGCCGGCAACTACCAGCAGGTACGCCTGGTGCTGGATGCCAACCGCGGTGGCGGCGCTTCGGCCCTGGCCAATTCGGTGGTGCCCGTGGGCGGCGCCGAGCAGCCGCTCGATACCCCCAGCGCGGTGCAGTCGGGCATCAAGATCAATCGTTCGTTCTCGGTGGCGCGCGGCACGTTGACCGACCTGGTGCTGGACTTCGACGCGTGCAAGTCGGTGGTGCGGCGGGGCAATGGCACCTTTGGCCTGAAGCCGGTGGTGACCGCGATCCCGATGACCGTCAGCGGCGAAGTCAACGGCGTGGTGGCCGCGGCCCCGGGTGCGCGCGTCTATGCCGAACGCAACGGCGTGGTGGTGAAGTCGACCGTGGCGGATGCCAACGGCAGCTTCCGCCTGTCGCCGATCGAACAAAGCAGCACGGCAGGTCCGGTCGACGTGGTGGTGGTGCCGGGCGCGGCCAACGCCAAGGCGGCGGGCATCGTGCGCGGCGTGCCGGTGGTGGTGGGTACGCCCACGGCGATCTCGACCGCCGCGGCGCCGATGACGCTGCCGGCTTCGACCTATCGCCGGGTCTCGGGCACGGTGGCGCCGGCCTCGGCCGAAGCCACGCTGCGCGCGCTGCAGCTGGTCAGCGGCGGTACCTTTGAAATCGCCGCGACGGCGGCGGCCAGCGATACCGGCGCCTACAGCCTGTTTGCGACCGAACCCGCGCTGCCGGTGGCCGCGCCGGTGGTAGGCACCTACCAGGCCGCGCTGCCGATCCCGCTGTCGGCGGACGGCGCCGCGGCTGGCAAGTACAGCATCCAGGCCACCAGCGTCAGCGGGGCCGTGCAGACGCAGCCCGCGGACGTCAATATCGCGGACGTGCTGCTCAATTTCTCGTTCTGA
- a CDS encoding methyl-accepting chemotaxis protein, with product MFTTIRARIVALCVAIVVAALAINTALNQFVANRHNEDAIDSSLAAVQSGHASAIVDWVASHSRMIESLQDAVLQPEPDAALRQIAQAGGFTNVYVGYADKTAKFSNPQGIPPGYDPTGRPWYQQAAAAGKPVVTPPYVDAGTGKLVVAFAAPVVRDGSVQAVVSGDVAMDTVITNVKAIHPSPASFGMLVARNGDIVAHTDDKLTLKPVTDLVPALGADKLAALAGAKTPLEVDVRGSAKLLGARAIPGTDWLVIVALDKAEATAGMRSVLIASVIALVLIAGVAAAVVWGVATMSLRGLSTVRDAMDAIGSGDGDLTQRLPANGNDEVAQIARAFNTFADKLCTIMRQIRDASASVRAAADEIAAGNMDLSRRTESAAASLQQTAASMEEITATVGQSANSAQHANDSVAAASRVAADGGVVIGDVISTMGQIETASVKVSDIIGVIEGIAFQTNILALNAAVEAARAGDQGRGFAVVAGEVRALAQRSAQAAREIKTLIETTVGSVASGSEQVRRAGDTMGEIVSNVSKVTGIISEITHAAMEQTRGIQEVNMAVSQLDQMVQQNAALVEQSTAAAAALQTQAGSLAGAVGQFRLD from the coding sequence ATGTTCACTACCATCCGCGCGCGGATCGTGGCCCTGTGCGTTGCCATCGTGGTCGCCGCGCTCGCCATCAACACGGCACTGAACCAGTTCGTTGCCAATCGCCATAACGAAGACGCCATCGACAGCAGCCTGGCCGCGGTGCAGAGCGGCCATGCCAGCGCCATCGTCGACTGGGTGGCCTCGCACAGCCGCATGATCGAGTCGCTGCAGGACGCCGTGCTGCAGCCCGAACCCGATGCCGCGCTCCGGCAGATTGCCCAGGCCGGCGGCTTTACCAACGTCTACGTCGGCTACGCCGACAAGACCGCGAAGTTTTCCAACCCGCAAGGCATCCCGCCCGGCTACGACCCCACCGGCCGTCCGTGGTACCAACAGGCCGCCGCGGCCGGCAAACCGGTGGTCACGCCGCCTTACGTCGATGCCGGCACCGGCAAGCTGGTGGTGGCGTTCGCCGCGCCGGTGGTGCGCGACGGCAGCGTGCAAGCCGTGGTCTCCGGCGATGTCGCCATGGATACGGTGATCACCAACGTCAAGGCGATCCACCCGTCGCCGGCGAGCTTCGGCATGCTCGTGGCCCGGAACGGAGACATCGTCGCCCATACCGACGACAAGCTCACGCTCAAGCCGGTCACTGACCTCGTGCCCGCGCTCGGCGCCGACAAGCTCGCCGCGCTGGCGGGCGCGAAGACGCCACTGGAAGTCGACGTGCGCGGCAGCGCCAAGCTGCTCGGCGCGCGCGCCATCCCCGGCACCGACTGGCTGGTCATCGTCGCGCTGGACAAGGCCGAGGCCACCGCCGGCATGCGCTCCGTGCTGATCGCCTCGGTCATCGCGCTGGTGCTGATCGCCGGCGTGGCTGCCGCGGTGGTGTGGGGCGTGGCAACGATGTCGCTGCGCGGCCTGTCCACCGTGCGCGACGCCATGGACGCGATCGGCTCGGGCGACGGCGACCTGACCCAGCGCCTGCCCGCAAACGGGAACGACGAGGTGGCCCAGATCGCGCGTGCCTTCAACACCTTCGCCGACAAGCTCTGCACGATCATGCGGCAGATCCGCGATGCCAGCGCATCGGTGCGCGCCGCCGCCGACGAGATCGCCGCCGGCAACATGGACCTGTCGCGCCGCACCGAGTCAGCCGCCGCCAGCCTGCAGCAGACCGCCGCGTCGATGGAAGAGATCACCGCCACCGTCGGCCAGTCGGCCAACTCGGCGCAGCACGCCAACGACTCGGTCGCCGCCGCCTCGCGCGTCGCCGCCGACGGCGGCGTGGTGATCGGCGATGTGATCAGCACCATGGGCCAGATCGAGACCGCGTCGGTCAAGGTGTCGGACATCATCGGCGTGATCGAGGGCATCGCCTTCCAGACCAACATCCTGGCGCTGAACGCCGCCGTCGAAGCCGCGCGCGCCGGCGACCAGGGCCGGGGCTTCGCCGTGGTTGCCGGCGAGGTGCGCGCGCTGGCCCAGCGCAGCGCCCAGGCCGCGCGGGAGATCAAGACCCTGATCGAGACCACCGTAGGCAGCGTCGCCTCGGGCTCCGAGCAGGTTCGCCGTGCCGGCGACACCATGGGCGAGATCGTCAGCAACGTCTCGAAAGTCACCGGCATTATTAGCGAGATCACTCACGCAGCGATGGAACAGACCCGCGGCATTCAAGAAGTGAATATGGCTGTGAGCCAGCTGGACCAGATGGTGCAGCAGAACGCGGCGCTGGTGGAGCAGTCGACCGCGGCGGCTGCGGCGCTGCAGACGCAGGCGGGCAGCCTTGCGGGGGCGGTGGGCCAGTTCAGGCTGGACTGA